A stretch of Lutra lutra chromosome 9, mLutLut1.2, whole genome shotgun sequence DNA encodes these proteins:
- the LOC125109912 gene encoding translation initiation factor IF-2-like, with product MDQRGAHLAPKPRGSVRGARSSPHRPLAFTNGPEADQDRRQGPGTAAPPPLPRRDPPAGSANTCDFAAGSRARTVSLPSPRPTRSTTRADSPATAGAGLGLSSPEAAARVRPARPPRAAHNPPPAARRSRPPPGAQCGNGPCLPRDRREARPARPAGVVLSAAPPRRPGRFHNGSASTVGRPAVSPLAHPPLPETGPAPRSPATQPHRQGGPARRPALPAAGRSSPVRPPEPPPQPPPRVGSPASAPQAADGWREASDQSAPRAFGSASNQRNAQFRLRPYYPTATQEWRRPEPGAPRWAGQGKWTARCGRCSGPGPRGRARGPARPALPDPGADSRRPVAAVQNAGQQGVGGPGDL from the exons atgGATCAGA GAGGCGCACACTTGGCCCCGAAGCCCCGCGGGTCAGTACGAGGCGCGCGCTCCAGCCCGCACCGACCGCTCGCGTTCACGAACGGACCGGAGGCCGACCAGGACCGGCGACAGGGACCGGGGACAGcagcgcccccgcccctccctagAAGGGACCCGCCCGCAGGCTCAGCGAACACCTGCGACTTCGCGGCGGGGTCCCGCGCACGCACCGTCTCAttaccctccccccgccccacccggaGCACCACGCGCGCAGACAGCCCGGCCACCGCAG GGGCGGGGCTTGGACTCTCCTCACCTGAGGCGGCCGCCCGGGTCCGCCCCGCGCGTCCGCCCCGCGCTGCCCACAACCCGCCTCCCGCCGCCCGCCGCTCGCGCCCGCCGCCCGGCGCGCAGTGCGGAAACGGCCCCTGCCTGCCCCGCGATCGGCGCGAGGCCCGCCCTGCCCGGCCGGCCGGAGTCGTCCTCTCAGCCGCGCCGCCGCGCCGCCCCGGCCGTTTCCACAACGGCTCCGCCTCAACGGTCGGGAGGCCGGCCGTCTCCCCGCTCGCCCACCCGCCGCTGCCGGAGACCGGCCCGGCGCCGCGATCCCCCGCCACGCAGCCCCACCGTCAGGGAGGCCCGGCCCGGCGCCCGGCTTTACCTGCGGCTGGAAGAAGCTCCCCCGTCCGGCCCCCGGAGCCGCCGCCACAGCCGCCGCCTCGCGTCGGGTCTCCAGCCTCCGCTCCTCAGGCTGCCGACGGATGGCGGGAAGCATCCGACCAATCAGCGCCGCGTGCGTTCGGAAGCGCGTCCAATCAGCGCAACGCGCAGTTCAGGCTCCGCCCCTATTACCCGACGGCGACGCAGGAGTGGCGGAGGCCGGAGCCAGGGGCGCCGCGGTGGGCGGGGCAGGGTAAGTGGACTGCGCGCTGCGGTCGCTGCTCCGGCCCCGGCCCCAGAGGACGCGCCCGCGGCCCTGCCCGGCCTGCACTGCCCGACCCCGGGGCAGACAGTCGCCGCCCAGTCGCCGCCGTGCAGAACGCCGGCCAGCAGGGCGTGGGCGGCCCCGGAGACCTCTAG
- the PPP1R3D gene encoding protein phosphatase 1 regulatory subunit 3D encodes MSGGWGSAALPPAPGSRKPAPRSLSCLSDLDRGAAREPRPCRPPGSPGRAPPPPPEPSGCDPRLRPIILRRARSLPSSPERRQKAGGAPGAACRPGCSRQLRVRFADALGLELAQVKVFNAGDDPSVPLHVLSRLAINSDLCCSSQDLEFTLRCLVPDFLPPIEATDFIERLGRQLVCLERVTCSDLGISGTVRVRNVAFEKQVAVRYTFSDWKSAHEAVARWRGPAGAEGTEDVFAFGFPVPPFLLALGSRVHFALRYRVAGAEYWDNNHGRDYSLTCRNHALHMPRGECEESWIHFI; translated from the coding sequence ATGTCCGGAGGCTGGGGCTCGGCGGCCCTGCCCCCCGCTCCGGGGTCCCGGAAGCCCGCCCCGCGGAGCCTCAGCTGCCTCTCAGACCTGGACCGCGGCGCCGCCCGGGAGCCGCGGCCCTGCAGGCCCCCCGGGAGCCCGGGCCGCGCGCCGCCTCCACCGCCGGAGCCGTCCGGCTGCGACCCTCGCCTCCGGCCCATCATCCTGCGGCGGGCGCGCTCGCTGCCCAGCTCCCCCGAGCGCCGCCAGAAGGCGGGGGGCGCGCCGGGAGCCGCGTGCCGGCCGGGCTGCAGCCGGCAGCTCCGCGTGCGCTTCGCCGACGCGCTGGGCCTGGAGCTGGCCCAGGTCAAGGTGTTCAACGCGGGCGACGACCCGTCGGTGCCGCTGCATGTGCTGTCGCGCCTCGCCATCAACTCGGACCTGTGCTGCAGCAGCCAGGACCTGGAGTTCACCCTGCGGTGCCTGGTGCCCGACTTCCTGCCGCCCATCGAGGCCACCGACTTCATCGAGCGCCTGGGGCGGCAGCTCGTCTGTTTGGAGCGCGTCACCTGCTCCGACCTGGGCATCAGCGGCACGGTGCGTGTGCGCAACGTGGCCTTTGAGAAGCAGGTGGCGGTGCGCTACACCTTCTCAGACTGGAAGAGCGCGCATGAGGCAGTGGCCCGGTGGCGCGGGCCCGCGGGCGCCGAGGGCACGGAGGATGTGTTCGCCTTCGGCTTCCCGGTGCCGCCCTTCCTGCTGGCCCTGGGCTCGCGCGTGCACTTCGCGCTGCGCTACCGAGTGGCCGGGGCCGAGTACTGGGACAACAACCATGGCCGCGACTACAGCCTCACGTGCCGCAACCACGCGCTGCACATGCCTCGCGGGGAGTGCGAGGAGAGCTGGATCCACTTCATCTGA
- the FAM217B gene encoding protein FAM217B isoform X1, which yields MVSGGESSFPNIRGIKKSLPQLSSSANTLSKNISSTTEKTVHQTLEDDQPSDFFKKGNRVTKSHQKSSNMNAGPSWNKVQRSKNPSGKRQSQSQVSLGSSQPPADGLQDSRSAEGKPKRSPPDPQGRGASRKELFLDLQCVKILKEGVGEDEDSASDLSDSERVPLLPSVRAPPELHLRAEEIHAADPGLEPDAEAEARGGVQPTYQYADFLPAPFSSWDLRDLAVPPGTEPRPAARCGAVGPLARYIDRLVQLEWLQMQTVQGEKGKGAKAKPPTVPAMSTGALKSPGRSKLVASAAARPPQEGACKPGAPGASRRKDLHPEEARPSYYAFDTAKGLRAPRAHRPSSQKPALDVRTEEQRKKVSKSPRLQRWDPPCSEGGVPRAPAQGATPRDSAAPGGAARTQAHAGLKKKGGASSCVPAAIASEKKPKTNGVKPSTYKFK from the exons ATGGT TTCCGGTGGTGAGTCGTCCTTTCCAAATATAAGAGGAATAAAGAAGTCACTTCCCCAGCTGTCATCATCTGCCAACACATTGAGCAAGAATATTTCAAGCACTACAGAAAAG ACAGTCCATCAAACCCTAGAAGATGATCAGCCATCTGATTTTTTCAAGAAAGGGAATAGGGTGACGAAGTCTCACCAGAAAAGCAG CAATATGAATGCTGGCCCGTCTTGGAATAAAGTACAACGTTCAAAAAACCCTTCAGGAAAGAGGCAGAGTCAATCCCAAGTGTCCCTCGGGTCCTCCCAGCCTCCCGCGGACGGACTCCAGGATAGCAGGTCCGCagaaggaaaacccaaaaggagcCCACCGGACCCCCAGGGGCGGGGCGCCTCGAGGAAGGAGCTATTTCTGGACCTGCAGTGCGTGAAAATCCTGAAGGAGGGTGTGGGCGAGGATGAGGACAGCGCCAGCGACCTATCCGACTCCGAGCGGGTGCCCCTGCTGCCGTCGGTGCGCGCTCCCCCGGAGCTGCACCTGCGCGCGGAGGAGATCCACGCTGCGGACCCGGGCCTGGAGCCAGACGCCGAAGCTGAAGCCCGGGGCGGCGTGCAACCCACCTACCAGTATGCAGACTTCCTGCCTGCCCCGTTCAGCTCCTGGGACCTCCGCGACCTGGCCGTGCCACCCGGCACCGAGCCCAGGCCCGCAGCTCGCTGCGGCGCTGTAGGGCCACTCGCCAGGTACATCGACAGGCTGGTCCAGCTCGAGTGGCTGCAGATGCAGACCGTCCAAGGTGAGAAGGGGAAGGGCGCCAAAGCCAAGCCTCCCACCGTCCCCGCCATGTCCACGGGGGCTCTGAAAAGCCCCGGCAGAAGCAAGCTGGTGGCCAGTGCTGCGGCCAGGCCTCCCCAGGAGGGGGCTTGCAAGCCGGGCGCTCCGGGCGCTTCCCGGAGGAAGGACCTGCACCCAGAAGAAGCCCGACCGTCCTATTACGCGTTTGACACAGCCAAAGGCCTCCGTGCGCCTCGGGCCCACAGGCCGAGTTCTCAGAAGCCAGCCCTTGACGTGAGGacggaggagcagagaaagaaagtgagtaAGAGCCCCAGACTCCAGCGCTGGGACCCGCCCTGCAGTGAAGGTGGCGTCCCCAGGGCTCCCGCACAGGGGGCGACCCCCCGCGACTCCGCGGCCCCCGGCGGGGCGGCCAGAACACAGGCACATGCGGGCCTGAAGAAGAAGGGCGGAGCAAGCAGCTGTGTCCCCGCCGCCATAGCCAGCGAGAAGAAACCCAAAACCAATGGAGTAAAGCCAAGCACGTACAAATTCAAGTAA
- the FAM217B gene encoding protein FAM217B isoform X2: MNAGPSWNKVQRSKNPSGKRQSQSQVSLGSSQPPADGLQDSRSAEGKPKRSPPDPQGRGASRKELFLDLQCVKILKEGVGEDEDSASDLSDSERVPLLPSVRAPPELHLRAEEIHAADPGLEPDAEAEARGGVQPTYQYADFLPAPFSSWDLRDLAVPPGTEPRPAARCGAVGPLARYIDRLVQLEWLQMQTVQGEKGKGAKAKPPTVPAMSTGALKSPGRSKLVASAAARPPQEGACKPGAPGASRRKDLHPEEARPSYYAFDTAKGLRAPRAHRPSSQKPALDVRTEEQRKKVSKSPRLQRWDPPCSEGGVPRAPAQGATPRDSAAPGGAARTQAHAGLKKKGGASSCVPAAIASEKKPKTNGVKPSTYKFK, translated from the coding sequence ATGAATGCTGGCCCGTCTTGGAATAAAGTACAACGTTCAAAAAACCCTTCAGGAAAGAGGCAGAGTCAATCCCAAGTGTCCCTCGGGTCCTCCCAGCCTCCCGCGGACGGACTCCAGGATAGCAGGTCCGCagaaggaaaacccaaaaggagcCCACCGGACCCCCAGGGGCGGGGCGCCTCGAGGAAGGAGCTATTTCTGGACCTGCAGTGCGTGAAAATCCTGAAGGAGGGTGTGGGCGAGGATGAGGACAGCGCCAGCGACCTATCCGACTCCGAGCGGGTGCCCCTGCTGCCGTCGGTGCGCGCTCCCCCGGAGCTGCACCTGCGCGCGGAGGAGATCCACGCTGCGGACCCGGGCCTGGAGCCAGACGCCGAAGCTGAAGCCCGGGGCGGCGTGCAACCCACCTACCAGTATGCAGACTTCCTGCCTGCCCCGTTCAGCTCCTGGGACCTCCGCGACCTGGCCGTGCCACCCGGCACCGAGCCCAGGCCCGCAGCTCGCTGCGGCGCTGTAGGGCCACTCGCCAGGTACATCGACAGGCTGGTCCAGCTCGAGTGGCTGCAGATGCAGACCGTCCAAGGTGAGAAGGGGAAGGGCGCCAAAGCCAAGCCTCCCACCGTCCCCGCCATGTCCACGGGGGCTCTGAAAAGCCCCGGCAGAAGCAAGCTGGTGGCCAGTGCTGCGGCCAGGCCTCCCCAGGAGGGGGCTTGCAAGCCGGGCGCTCCGGGCGCTTCCCGGAGGAAGGACCTGCACCCAGAAGAAGCCCGACCGTCCTATTACGCGTTTGACACAGCCAAAGGCCTCCGTGCGCCTCGGGCCCACAGGCCGAGTTCTCAGAAGCCAGCCCTTGACGTGAGGacggaggagcagagaaagaaagtgagtaAGAGCCCCAGACTCCAGCGCTGGGACCCGCCCTGCAGTGAAGGTGGCGTCCCCAGGGCTCCCGCACAGGGGGCGACCCCCCGCGACTCCGCGGCCCCCGGCGGGGCGGCCAGAACACAGGCACATGCGGGCCTGAAGAAGAAGGGCGGAGCAAGCAGCTGTGTCCCCGCCGCCATAGCCAGCGAGAAGAAACCCAAAACCAATGGAGTAAAGCCAAGCACGTACAAATTCAAGTAA